In Amia ocellicauda isolate fAmiCal2 chromosome 5, fAmiCal2.hap1, whole genome shotgun sequence, a genomic segment contains:
- the LOC136749287 gene encoding putative helicase mov-10-B.1 isoform X2 produces the protein MPSLRDNNITGLEFIAFLGGTERTSITSKEELKCIYDQEFRNRFNKCRISNGQVLFRTKDRVTYGDQWRQPRKKKDSGSLPPAVNGTPQEQPVGTPPVQVPVKKQLAKDILQDLQKNRSHYTADKEGIVITSDHETKDGKIRFRAVPSNSAHMVRVYIKNQGPDPVQFTLYTSLHRFRYFTLVDEEKVTRNQPLLLIPGDSYEIQVHCRVPYVGYFPITIAFEFKHCSPADARPFYIVRTLEMLVSSYLEAELGPKSPYRPYQREISKAVEITVDEGVPPESNGARRLKVVLNLEKYNYPKYLKALARVGLEDSDSFYPSTREHCGPMKALLDSQLNFENYERRFQLLLHLEEIQMEVDIRKYDMTEQPMRTNLQDKRLLILRVPGVAENRPSVLRGDHLLVSISGEKVEPITKYKGYVYKVELDQVKLGFSRMLLNKFIEKMKFDVTFTFNRFPLMLQHRAVQLAVRNRLGHVLFPSQCTAPEKALPELRLYDSSLEKNPEQFMAVRCIVAGVSKPAPFLVFGPPGTGKTVTIVEAIKQVHKCYSESFVLACAPSNSASDLLCERLLTHVDHHKIYRMYASSRDPATVPVALQVCSNFDHSQDCFVYPSKEELMNFKIIITTVVTAGWLVSGGIPKGHFTHIFVDEAGHTVEPECVIGMAGLLDGDSGQLVLAGDPKQLGPTLRSPMAIQHGLGMSLLERLMTTNPLYQKHPKTGKYNRRFVTKLLRNYRSHPAILKIPNEMFYDGELQVFADEMLRNSYCSWEHLPKKGFPVIFHGVLGKDEREGNSPSFFNVDEIHVLVSYLKNLLQTQGKKGLGTLSPKDIGIISPYRKQVEKIRKAIHSVDPDLKKLDNVKELKVGSVEEFQGQERKVIIVSTVRSDQSYVKMDEDFSLGFLKNEKRFNVAITRAKALLIVVGNPIILFKDPSWAKFICYCSDEGGYDGHVIEEEEADLVDRLADLNLSAEPPVAPDASLVQQQLEPEWRSDL, from the exons ACCAGTGGAGACAACCCCGCAAGAAGAAGGACTCCGGTTCTTTGCCGCCAGCGGTGAACGGGACTCCTCAGGAACAGCCCGTCGGCACCCCCCCCGTGCAGGTGCCGGTGAAGAAGCAATTGGCCAAAGATATCCTCCAGGATCTGCAAAAGAATAG ATCGCACTACACCGCGGACAAGGAGGGAATTGTCATCACCTCGGACCACGAGACAAAAGATGGCAAGATCCGGTTCAGAGCTGTTCCCAGTAACAGTGCCCACATGGTTCGCGTTTACATTAAGAACCAAGGGCCCGACCCAGTGCAGTTCACACTGTACACATCGCTGCACCGGTTCCGCTACTTCACCCTGGTGGACGAAGAGAAAGTGACCAGGAACCAGCCTTTGCTCCTAATCCCAG GGGATAGCTATGAAATTCAGGTGCACTGCCGTGTCCCTTACGTCGGGTACTTCCCAATCACCATCGCCTTTGAGTTCAAGCACTGTTCCCCGGCGGACGCCAGACCGTTTTACATCGTGCGGACCCTGGAGATGTTGGTCAGTAGCTATCTGGAAGCAGAGCTGGGCCCGAAGAGTCCCTACAGACCCTACCAGAGAGAGATCAGCAAGGCGGTGGAAATCACGGTGGACGAGGGAGTACCGCCCGAGAG CAATGGGGCCCGGCGCCTGAAGGTGGTGCTCAACTTGGAGAAATACAATTACCCAAAATACCTGAAGGCCCTGGCCAGGGTGGGACTGGAGGACTCGGACAGTTTCTACCCCTCGACCCGAGAGCACTGTGGTCCCATGAA GGCGCTCCTGGACTCTCAGCTGAACTTTGAGAACTATGAACGGCGCTTTCAGCTGCTCCTTCACCTCGAGGAGATCCAGATGGAGGTGGACATCAGGAAGTACGACATGACTGAGCAACCGATGAGAACCAACCTGCAAGACAAGAGACTTCTCATCCTTAGA GTCCCCGGCGTCGCGGAGAACCGACCCTCTGTCCTGAGAGGGGACCACCTTCTGGTGTCCATCAGCGGCGAGAAGGTCGAGCCCATCACCAAGTACAAGGGCTACGTGTACAAAGTGGAGCTGGACCAGGTCAAACTGGGCTTCTCCAGAAT GCTGTTGAACAAATTCATTGAGAAGATGAAGTTTGACGTGACCTTCACCTTCAACCGCTTCCCTCTGATGCTGCAGCACAGGGCTGTCCAGCTGGCCGTCCGAAACCGGCTGGGCCACGTCCTGTTCCCCAGCCAGTGCACGGCACCGGAAAAGGCTCTCCCCGAGCTCAG ACTGTACGACAGCAGTTTGGAGAAGAACCCAGAGCAGTTCATGGCGGTCCGCTGCATCGTGGCTGGAGTTTCAAAGCCCGCCCCGTtcctggtgttcggacccccgGGGACAGGAAAGACCGTCACCATCGTCGAAGCCATAAAACAG GTGCACAAATGTTACAGCGAGTCCTTCGTTCTGGCCTGTGCCCCCTCTAACAGCGCCTCGGACCTCCTGTGCGAACGCCTACTCACACACGTCGATCACCACAAGATCTACCGCATGTATGCCAGCAGCCGCGACCCCGCAACCGTGCCCGTCGCGCTGCAG GTGTGCTCCAACTTTGACCACAGTCAGGACTGTTTTGTGTATCCCTCCAAAGAAGAGCTGATGAACTTCAAGATCATCATCACTACCGTGGTGACGGCCGGATG GCTGGTGTCGGGAGGGATTCCCAAAGGTCACTTCACGCACATCTTCGTGGATGAGGCCGGACACACCGTGGAGCCAGAGTGTGTTATCGGGATGGCAG GGTTGCTGGATGGAGACAGCGGGCAGCTTGTTTTAGCAGGAGACCCCAAGCAGCTTGGACCCACCCTCCGGTCCCCCATGGCCATTCAGCACGGACTGG GCATGTCTTTGCTGGAGAGACTGATGACCACTAATCCTCTGTATCAGAAGCATCCAAAAACTGGAAAATACAACCGCAGATTCGTCACCAAGCTTCTCCGCAACTACAG GTCGCATCCAGCGATCCTGAAGATCCCCAACGAGATGTTCTACGACGGCGAGCTGCAGGTGTTTGCCGACGAAATGCTCCGCAATTCCTACTGCAGCTGGGAGCATCTTCCCAAGAAG GGCTTCCCGGTCATTTTCCATGGCGTGCTGGGCAAGGACGAGCGAGAAGGGAACAGCCCGTCCTTCTTCAACGTGGACGAGATCCACGTCCTGGTTTCCTACCTCAAGAATCTGCTGCAGACACAGGGCAAGAAGGGCCTGGGGACCCTCTCCCCCAAGGACATCGGTATCATCTCTCCATACAGGAAGCAG GTGGAGAAAATCCGAAAAGCCATTCATTCGGTGGACCCAGATCTTAAGAAACTGGACAACGTCAAAGAGCTGAAG GTGGGCTCTGTGGAGGAGTTCCAGGGACAGGAGCGGAAGGTGATCATCGTGTCCACAGTCCGCAGCGACCAGTCCTATGTCAAGATGGATGAGGACTTCAGCCTTGGCTTCCTGAAAAACGAGAAG AGGTTCAACGTGGCGATAACCAGAGCCAAGGCCCTCCTCATCGTGGTGGGAAACCCCATTATTCTCTTCAAGGACCCGAGCTGGGCCAA GTTCATCTGTTACTGCAGTGATGAAGGAGGGTACGACGGCCATGTGatcgaggaggaggaggctgaCCTTGTGGACCGCCTGGCTGATCTGAACCTCAGTGCCGAACCTCCAG TGGCCCCGGATGCCAGTCTCGTTCAGCAGCAGCTGGAGCCGGAGTGGAGGAGTGATCTGTGA
- the LOC136749287 gene encoding putative helicase mov-10-B.1 isoform X1, whose product MPSLRDNNITGLEFIAFLGGTERTSITSKEELKCIYDQEFRNRDGVKRPTFSNITYALFRFNKCRISNGQVLFRTKDRVTYGDQWRQPRKKKDSGSLPPAVNGTPQEQPVGTPPVQVPVKKQLAKDILQDLQKNRSHYTADKEGIVITSDHETKDGKIRFRAVPSNSAHMVRVYIKNQGPDPVQFTLYTSLHRFRYFTLVDEEKVTRNQPLLLIPGDSYEIQVHCRVPYVGYFPITIAFEFKHCSPADARPFYIVRTLEMLVSSYLEAELGPKSPYRPYQREISKAVEITVDEGVPPESNGARRLKVVLNLEKYNYPKYLKALARVGLEDSDSFYPSTREHCGPMKALLDSQLNFENYERRFQLLLHLEEIQMEVDIRKYDMTEQPMRTNLQDKRLLILRVPGVAENRPSVLRGDHLLVSISGEKVEPITKYKGYVYKVELDQVKLGFSRMLLNKFIEKMKFDVTFTFNRFPLMLQHRAVQLAVRNRLGHVLFPSQCTAPEKALPELRLYDSSLEKNPEQFMAVRCIVAGVSKPAPFLVFGPPGTGKTVTIVEAIKQVHKCYSESFVLACAPSNSASDLLCERLLTHVDHHKIYRMYASSRDPATVPVALQVCSNFDHSQDCFVYPSKEELMNFKIIITTVVTAGWLVSGGIPKGHFTHIFVDEAGHTVEPECVIGMAGLLDGDSGQLVLAGDPKQLGPTLRSPMAIQHGLGMSLLERLMTTNPLYQKHPKTGKYNRRFVTKLLRNYRSHPAILKIPNEMFYDGELQVFADEMLRNSYCSWEHLPKKGFPVIFHGVLGKDEREGNSPSFFNVDEIHVLVSYLKNLLQTQGKKGLGTLSPKDIGIISPYRKQVEKIRKAIHSVDPDLKKLDNVKELKVGSVEEFQGQERKVIIVSTVRSDQSYVKMDEDFSLGFLKNEKRFNVAITRAKALLIVVGNPIILFKDPSWAKFICYCSDEGGYDGHVIEEEEADLVDRLADLNLSAEPPVAPDASLVQQQLEPEWRSDL is encoded by the exons ACCAGTGGAGACAACCCCGCAAGAAGAAGGACTCCGGTTCTTTGCCGCCAGCGGTGAACGGGACTCCTCAGGAACAGCCCGTCGGCACCCCCCCCGTGCAGGTGCCGGTGAAGAAGCAATTGGCCAAAGATATCCTCCAGGATCTGCAAAAGAATAG ATCGCACTACACCGCGGACAAGGAGGGAATTGTCATCACCTCGGACCACGAGACAAAAGATGGCAAGATCCGGTTCAGAGCTGTTCCCAGTAACAGTGCCCACATGGTTCGCGTTTACATTAAGAACCAAGGGCCCGACCCAGTGCAGTTCACACTGTACACATCGCTGCACCGGTTCCGCTACTTCACCCTGGTGGACGAAGAGAAAGTGACCAGGAACCAGCCTTTGCTCCTAATCCCAG GGGATAGCTATGAAATTCAGGTGCACTGCCGTGTCCCTTACGTCGGGTACTTCCCAATCACCATCGCCTTTGAGTTCAAGCACTGTTCCCCGGCGGACGCCAGACCGTTTTACATCGTGCGGACCCTGGAGATGTTGGTCAGTAGCTATCTGGAAGCAGAGCTGGGCCCGAAGAGTCCCTACAGACCCTACCAGAGAGAGATCAGCAAGGCGGTGGAAATCACGGTGGACGAGGGAGTACCGCCCGAGAG CAATGGGGCCCGGCGCCTGAAGGTGGTGCTCAACTTGGAGAAATACAATTACCCAAAATACCTGAAGGCCCTGGCCAGGGTGGGACTGGAGGACTCGGACAGTTTCTACCCCTCGACCCGAGAGCACTGTGGTCCCATGAA GGCGCTCCTGGACTCTCAGCTGAACTTTGAGAACTATGAACGGCGCTTTCAGCTGCTCCTTCACCTCGAGGAGATCCAGATGGAGGTGGACATCAGGAAGTACGACATGACTGAGCAACCGATGAGAACCAACCTGCAAGACAAGAGACTTCTCATCCTTAGA GTCCCCGGCGTCGCGGAGAACCGACCCTCTGTCCTGAGAGGGGACCACCTTCTGGTGTCCATCAGCGGCGAGAAGGTCGAGCCCATCACCAAGTACAAGGGCTACGTGTACAAAGTGGAGCTGGACCAGGTCAAACTGGGCTTCTCCAGAAT GCTGTTGAACAAATTCATTGAGAAGATGAAGTTTGACGTGACCTTCACCTTCAACCGCTTCCCTCTGATGCTGCAGCACAGGGCTGTCCAGCTGGCCGTCCGAAACCGGCTGGGCCACGTCCTGTTCCCCAGCCAGTGCACGGCACCGGAAAAGGCTCTCCCCGAGCTCAG ACTGTACGACAGCAGTTTGGAGAAGAACCCAGAGCAGTTCATGGCGGTCCGCTGCATCGTGGCTGGAGTTTCAAAGCCCGCCCCGTtcctggtgttcggacccccgGGGACAGGAAAGACCGTCACCATCGTCGAAGCCATAAAACAG GTGCACAAATGTTACAGCGAGTCCTTCGTTCTGGCCTGTGCCCCCTCTAACAGCGCCTCGGACCTCCTGTGCGAACGCCTACTCACACACGTCGATCACCACAAGATCTACCGCATGTATGCCAGCAGCCGCGACCCCGCAACCGTGCCCGTCGCGCTGCAG GTGTGCTCCAACTTTGACCACAGTCAGGACTGTTTTGTGTATCCCTCCAAAGAAGAGCTGATGAACTTCAAGATCATCATCACTACCGTGGTGACGGCCGGATG GCTGGTGTCGGGAGGGATTCCCAAAGGTCACTTCACGCACATCTTCGTGGATGAGGCCGGACACACCGTGGAGCCAGAGTGTGTTATCGGGATGGCAG GGTTGCTGGATGGAGACAGCGGGCAGCTTGTTTTAGCAGGAGACCCCAAGCAGCTTGGACCCACCCTCCGGTCCCCCATGGCCATTCAGCACGGACTGG GCATGTCTTTGCTGGAGAGACTGATGACCACTAATCCTCTGTATCAGAAGCATCCAAAAACTGGAAAATACAACCGCAGATTCGTCACCAAGCTTCTCCGCAACTACAG GTCGCATCCAGCGATCCTGAAGATCCCCAACGAGATGTTCTACGACGGCGAGCTGCAGGTGTTTGCCGACGAAATGCTCCGCAATTCCTACTGCAGCTGGGAGCATCTTCCCAAGAAG GGCTTCCCGGTCATTTTCCATGGCGTGCTGGGCAAGGACGAGCGAGAAGGGAACAGCCCGTCCTTCTTCAACGTGGACGAGATCCACGTCCTGGTTTCCTACCTCAAGAATCTGCTGCAGACACAGGGCAAGAAGGGCCTGGGGACCCTCTCCCCCAAGGACATCGGTATCATCTCTCCATACAGGAAGCAG GTGGAGAAAATCCGAAAAGCCATTCATTCGGTGGACCCAGATCTTAAGAAACTGGACAACGTCAAAGAGCTGAAG GTGGGCTCTGTGGAGGAGTTCCAGGGACAGGAGCGGAAGGTGATCATCGTGTCCACAGTCCGCAGCGACCAGTCCTATGTCAAGATGGATGAGGACTTCAGCCTTGGCTTCCTGAAAAACGAGAAG AGGTTCAACGTGGCGATAACCAGAGCCAAGGCCCTCCTCATCGTGGTGGGAAACCCCATTATTCTCTTCAAGGACCCGAGCTGGGCCAA GTTCATCTGTTACTGCAGTGATGAAGGAGGGTACGACGGCCATGTGatcgaggaggaggaggctgaCCTTGTGGACCGCCTGGCTGATCTGAACCTCAGTGCCGAACCTCCAG TGGCCCCGGATGCCAGTCTCGTTCAGCAGCAGCTGGAGCCGGAGTGGAGGAGTGATCTGTGA